The following coding sequences lie in one Silene latifolia isolate original U9 population chromosome 5, ASM4854445v1, whole genome shotgun sequence genomic window:
- the LOC141656217 gene encoding uncharacterized protein LOC141656217 isoform X1 encodes MGDHLALLVNRLLTESTLHAAIQVDYEDDEEYLVPKIDIKDVVSYPRKLVECRICQDEDLDSNMETPCSCSGSLKYAHRRCVQRWCNEKGDTVCEICHQKFEPGYRSPPPLLKYGRIPVNFRRSWEINRRELALAQLPQTVSSEHSLINSDYEEPCSRSLVFRFAVAAIFIGLLILRHTLPIMVGGSEFVLPLFILAALRIAGILLLVYVTMMAVTGLRRQTNQDVVQDVVASISAMSSDEETEPLDQQQPSHVIQIT; translated from the exons ATGGGTGATCATTTAGCATTACTCGTGAACCGGCTACTTACAGAGTCAACATTACATGCCGCGATTCAAGTGGATTATGAGGACGATGAAGAGTACTTGGTACCGAAGATAGACATAAAAGATGTCGTCTCGTATCCGAGGAAATTGGTTGAGTGTAGGATATGCCAAGATGAAGACTTGGATTCTAATATGGAGACTCCTTGTTCTTGCTCTGGTAGCTTGAAG TATGCTCATCGAAGATGTGTGCAGAGATGGTGTAACGAGAAAGGTGATACTGTTTGTGAGATTTGCCATCAG AAATTTGAACCAGGTTATCGGTCACCCCCACCGTTATTGAAGTATGGGCGCATCCCCGTCAATTTCAG GAGAAGTTGGGAGATAAATAGAAGAGAGTTAGCCTTGGCACAATTGCCACAAACAGTTTCCAGTGAACATTCTCTGATAAATTCTGACTATGAGGAACCTTGTTCGAGAAGTCTGGTTTTCAGATTTGCAGTTGCAGCAATT TTTATTGGCCTGTTGATTTTAAGGCATACTCTGCCAATCATGGTTGGGGGTTCTGAATTCGTTCTACCGCTTTTCATC CTGGCAGCACTTCGAATTGCGGGGATTTTGCTGCTTGTTTATGTTACCATGATGGCAGTTACCGGACTAAGACGACAAACAAACCAAGAT GTTGTTCAGGATGTTGTTGCTAGTATATCAGCTATGTCATCTGACGAAGAGACCGAGCCGTTGGATCAACAACAGCCTTCTCATGTCATTCAAATCACATAA
- the LOC141656217 gene encoding uncharacterized protein LOC141656217 isoform X2 has translation MGDHLALLVNRLLTESTLHAAIQVDYEDDEEYLVPKIDIKDVVSYPRKLVECRICQDEDLDSNMETPCSCSGSLKYAHRRCVQRWCNEKGDTVCEICHQKFEPGYRSPPPLLKYGRIPVNFRRSWEINRRELALAQLPQTVSSEHSLINSDYEEPCSRSLVFRFAVAAIFIGLLILRHTLPIMVGGSEFVLPLFILAALRIAGILLLVYVTMMAVTGLRRQTNQDDVVASISAMSSDEETEPLDQQQPSHVIQIT, from the exons ATGGGTGATCATTTAGCATTACTCGTGAACCGGCTACTTACAGAGTCAACATTACATGCCGCGATTCAAGTGGATTATGAGGACGATGAAGAGTACTTGGTACCGAAGATAGACATAAAAGATGTCGTCTCGTATCCGAGGAAATTGGTTGAGTGTAGGATATGCCAAGATGAAGACTTGGATTCTAATATGGAGACTCCTTGTTCTTGCTCTGGTAGCTTGAAG TATGCTCATCGAAGATGTGTGCAGAGATGGTGTAACGAGAAAGGTGATACTGTTTGTGAGATTTGCCATCAG AAATTTGAACCAGGTTATCGGTCACCCCCACCGTTATTGAAGTATGGGCGCATCCCCGTCAATTTCAG GAGAAGTTGGGAGATAAATAGAAGAGAGTTAGCCTTGGCACAATTGCCACAAACAGTTTCCAGTGAACATTCTCTGATAAATTCTGACTATGAGGAACCTTGTTCGAGAAGTCTGGTTTTCAGATTTGCAGTTGCAGCAATT TTTATTGGCCTGTTGATTTTAAGGCATACTCTGCCAATCATGGTTGGGGGTTCTGAATTCGTTCTACCGCTTTTCATC CTGGCAGCACTTCGAATTGCGGGGATTTTGCTGCTTGTTTATGTTACCATGATGGCAGTTACCGGACTAAGACGACAAACAAACCAAGAT GATGTTGTTGCTAGTATATCAGCTATGTCATCTGACGAAGAGACCGAGCCGTTGGATCAACAACAGCCTTCTCATGTCATTCAAATCACATAA